One Aneurinibacillus migulanus genomic region harbors:
- the fni gene encoding type 2 isopentenyl-diphosphate Delta-isomerase, with the protein MSRTSRKREHIEHALTTGQSGTHGLEDVKFVHNCLPDIDYEQVDRHTTIGGLALSSPIVVNAMTGGASETYTINQSLGMLAHEAGMALAVGSQMAAIKDPSLVETYRIARREHPHGILFGNLGAEATPEMALRAVDMIEADALQIHLNVMQELIMPEGERNFSGALRRIEAIVAALEVPVIVKEVGFGMSREAAEKLASCGVAAIDVGGRGGTNFARIENMRRTQPFDILNEWGISTAVSLLEVTQLEERIDVMATGGIRTGLDVARCLALGASCVGMAGAFLRYAVHGEMQEAIEYVRGLHKELTVIMTALGASSIPSLQRVPLVVTGDAYHWAAQRGIDCTALARR; encoded by the coding sequence ATGTCAAGAACTTCACGAAAACGCGAACACATAGAGCACGCGCTTACAACCGGCCAATCCGGTACACATGGGTTGGAGGATGTGAAGTTTGTGCATAACTGCTTGCCTGACATCGATTATGAACAAGTGGATAGACATACAACAATCGGCGGACTCGCACTGAGTTCGCCGATTGTTGTAAATGCGATGACAGGTGGAGCAAGCGAAACATACACTATCAATCAATCACTTGGAATGTTGGCGCATGAAGCGGGAATGGCGCTAGCAGTCGGCTCTCAGATGGCGGCGATTAAAGATCCGTCTTTGGTTGAGACGTACCGGATTGCACGCCGTGAGCATCCGCACGGGATTTTATTCGGTAACCTGGGGGCGGAGGCAACACCTGAGATGGCACTTCGTGCCGTGGATATGATTGAAGCGGACGCATTACAAATTCATCTAAATGTAATGCAAGAGCTGATTATGCCTGAAGGAGAGCGTAACTTCAGCGGTGCGCTTCGACGTATCGAAGCGATCGTGGCTGCATTGGAAGTACCCGTTATCGTAAAAGAAGTCGGGTTCGGCATGTCTAGGGAAGCGGCGGAGAAGCTCGCTTCTTGTGGTGTGGCGGCAATTGATGTTGGCGGGCGCGGTGGCACGAACTTTGCCCGAATCGAAAATATGCGGCGGACACAGCCGTTTGACATACTAAATGAGTGGGGAATTTCTACGGCGGTAAGCCTGTTGGAGGTAACACAGCTCGAAGAGCGAATTGATGTTATGGCAACAGGCGGTATTCGTACAGGGTTGGACGTGGCCCGTTGTCTGGCTTTGGGTGCTTCTTGCGTAGGTATGGCTGGTGCGTTTCTCCGCTATGCAGTACATGGAGAAATGCAGGAAGCAATCGAATATGTGAGAGGCCTGCATAAAGAGCTTACGGTCATTATGACGGCTTTAGGGGCATCATCCATCCCCTCTCTTCAGCGAGTTCCGCTCGTCGTTACAGGAGATGCATATCATTGGGCAGCTCAGCGCGGCATTGATTGCACTGCGCTTGCGCGGCGGTAG
- the der gene encoding ribosome biogenesis GTPase Der, which translates to MANPVVAIVGRPNVGKSTLFNRIVGERLAIVEDIPGVTRDRLYSQAEWLGKPFHLIDTGGIDFDDHDELLESIRHQAELAVDEADVIVLVVDGTVGITDQDQDVARMLFRSKKPVVLAVNKIDNPQRLNDVYEFYSLGMGEPMPISGAHATGIGDLLDEIIKHFPEYEDDEYDEDVIRVSLIGRPNVGKSSLVNALLGEERVIVSDIAGTTRDAIDTPFTFEGQEYVLIDTAGMRKRGRVYESTEKYSVMRALRAMERSDVVLVVINGEEGIIEQDKKVAGYAHEAGRGVIIVVNKWDAVEKDERTMNKFIADIREEFKYLAYAPILFVSAKTKQRIQTLLPKVKQVAEQHAMRIATPVLNDLIHEATTVTPPPSDKGRRLRINYATQVAVKPPTFVLFVNDTELMHFSYQRYLENKIREAFPLEGTPVRILARNKSE; encoded by the coding sequence ATGGCAAATCCTGTAGTAGCGATTGTCGGCCGGCCGAATGTGGGCAAGTCGACACTGTTTAATCGAATCGTAGGGGAGCGGTTAGCGATTGTCGAAGACATTCCAGGCGTGACTCGTGACCGTTTGTATAGTCAGGCGGAATGGCTCGGCAAACCGTTTCATTTAATTGATACAGGCGGTATTGATTTTGATGATCACGATGAGTTGCTTGAATCCATCCGGCATCAGGCGGAGCTGGCGGTGGACGAAGCAGATGTTATCGTTCTGGTGGTGGATGGTACGGTCGGTATTACCGATCAGGACCAGGATGTGGCACGTATGCTGTTCCGTTCCAAAAAACCGGTCGTGCTTGCGGTTAATAAAATTGATAACCCACAGCGTCTTAATGATGTATATGAATTTTATTCATTAGGTATGGGGGAACCGATGCCGATTTCCGGTGCACATGCTACCGGAATTGGGGACTTGCTGGATGAAATCATTAAACATTTTCCGGAATATGAGGATGACGAATACGATGAGGATGTCATTCGTGTATCACTTATCGGCCGACCGAATGTAGGCAAGTCGTCATTAGTGAATGCGCTGCTTGGAGAAGAACGCGTAATTGTAAGTGACATTGCGGGTACAACACGCGATGCCATTGATACTCCATTTACGTTTGAAGGCCAGGAATATGTACTTATTGATACAGCGGGCATGCGCAAGCGTGGCAGGGTATATGAATCGACCGAGAAGTATAGCGTCATGCGGGCGTTACGGGCGATGGAACGATCCGATGTCGTACTAGTCGTCATTAACGGTGAAGAAGGCATCATTGAGCAGGATAAAAAGGTAGCTGGTTATGCTCATGAAGCAGGACGTGGTGTCATTATCGTTGTTAACAAATGGGATGCGGTTGAAAAAGATGAACGTACGATGAATAAATTCATTGCCGACATTCGTGAAGAGTTTAAATACTTGGCCTATGCTCCGATTCTGTTCGTATCCGCAAAGACAAAGCAGCGGATACAGACCCTCCTGCCAAAAGTAAAACAAGTAGCTGAACAGCATGCGATGCGTATCGCAACACCGGTATTGAACGACTTAATCCATGAAGCGACAACAGTAACGCCGCCGCCGAGCGACAAAGGACGCCGTCTACGTATTAATTATGCCACACAGGTTGCGGTCAAACCGCCGACATTTGTGCTGTTTGTCAATGATACCGAATTAATGCATTTCTCTTACCAGCGCTATCTGGAAAACAAAATTAGAGAAGCGTTTCCGCTGGAAGGGACCCCGGTTCGTATTCTGGCGCGGAATAAGTCCGAATAG
- a CDS encoding NAD(P)H-dependent glycerol-3-phosphate dehydrogenase, protein MKRSVAVIGAGSWGTALATVLSENHDHVSLWARREELAQEMNEAKENKRYLPGITLPQNIVASASLEHVVQDKTLILLVVPSHAMRDTVRNLAPYLHKDAILVHATKGLEIDSLKRMSEVIKEEVPEAFYKRIAVLSGPSHAEEVGLRAPTTVVVAAEVIEVAEEVQGAFITAHFRVYTNPDVIGVEIGGALKNIIALGAGVSDGLKFGDNAKAALLTRGLAEISRLGIKLGASPLTFTGLAGVGDLVVTATSQHSRNWRAGNMLAEGLSPDEITANMGMVVEGIKTTKAARELSRKLDVEMPITRELHALLFENKVPREAVSDLMGRVRRHETEELALEYFENR, encoded by the coding sequence ATGAAACGAAGTGTTGCGGTAATTGGTGCCGGTAGCTGGGGTACGGCGCTTGCGACTGTGCTTTCGGAGAATCACGATCATGTTTCACTTTGGGCCAGACGGGAAGAATTGGCACAGGAGATGAATGAAGCGAAGGAAAACAAACGGTATTTACCTGGTATTACGCTTCCACAAAACATTGTGGCTAGTGCGTCGCTTGAGCATGTCGTTCAGGACAAAACGCTAATCTTGCTTGTTGTCCCATCCCACGCCATGCGGGATACGGTTCGGAACTTGGCTCCGTACCTACACAAAGACGCGATTCTCGTACATGCGACCAAAGGATTGGAGATTGACTCGCTAAAGCGGATGAGCGAAGTAATCAAGGAAGAGGTACCGGAAGCGTTCTATAAAAGGATTGCTGTATTATCGGGGCCGAGTCATGCGGAAGAAGTAGGCTTACGGGCACCTACGACTGTCGTGGTGGCCGCGGAAGTTATTGAAGTAGCTGAGGAAGTGCAGGGCGCATTTATTACAGCCCACTTTCGTGTGTATACGAATCCGGACGTAATCGGAGTGGAAATCGGCGGTGCACTGAAAAATATTATTGCTCTTGGTGCGGGAGTAAGCGACGGACTGAAGTTTGGTGATAATGCGAAAGCTGCGCTTCTGACACGAGGGCTAGCAGAGATTAGCCGTCTGGGGATTAAATTGGGAGCAAGTCCACTAACGTTCACCGGACTTGCGGGTGTTGGAGATTTGGTAGTGACGGCAACCAGTCAGCATAGTCGTAATTGGCGCGCTGGAAATATGCTGGCAGAAGGATTGAGTCCAGATGAAATTACAGCGAACATGGGGATGGTTGTCGAAGGTATTAAGACGACGAAAGCTGCCCGTGAACTGTCGCGTAAGCTCGATGTAGAGATGCCGATTACCCGTGAGTTACATGCATTATTATTTGAAAACAAGGTGCCGCGTGAGGCAGTCAGCGACCTGATGGGCCGGGTACGCCGTCATGAAACGGAAGAGTTGGCGCTTGAATACTTTGAGAACCGATGA
- the folE gene encoding GTP cyclohydrolase I FolE: protein MKINHKKIEEGVRMILEAVGEDPNREGLLDTPARVARMYEEVFSGLTQDPKEYFSVVFSEDHEELVLVKDIPFYSMCEHHLVPFYGVAHVGYIPRGGRVTGLSKLARAVEAVAKRPQLQERITSTVADSIMDTLEPHGVVVVVEAEHLCMTMRGVKKPGAKTVTSAVRGIFAKDSASRAEVFSLIKG from the coding sequence ATGAAGATAAATCATAAAAAGATTGAAGAAGGGGTTCGCATGATACTTGAAGCGGTGGGTGAGGATCCGAACCGTGAAGGGCTGCTTGATACACCAGCGCGCGTGGCGCGCATGTATGAGGAAGTGTTCTCCGGCCTAACGCAGGACCCAAAAGAGTATTTCTCTGTCGTATTCAGCGAAGATCATGAAGAACTTGTCCTTGTTAAAGATATCCCGTTCTACTCTATGTGCGAACATCATTTGGTACCATTCTATGGGGTGGCGCATGTAGGCTACATCCCGCGCGGCGGACGGGTAACAGGTTTGTCTAAGCTAGCACGTGCCGTAGAAGCAGTAGCGAAGCGGCCACAATTGCAGGAAAGGATTACTTCAACGGTAGCCGATTCAATTATGGACACGCTTGAACCACATGGAGTCGTTGTCGTTGTAGAAGCCGAGCATCTGTGTATGACGATGCGGGGAGTTAAAAAACCGGGTGCCAAAACCGTTACTTCGGCCGTACGTGGTATCTTTGCCAAGGACTCGGCATCGCGTGCGGAAGTATTTAGCTTAATTAAGGGATAG
- a CDS encoding HU family DNA-binding protein, giving the protein MNKTELITKVSEVAELTKKDATKAVDAVFDAITEALKDGDKVQLIGFGNFEVRERAARKGRNPQTGEEIEIAASKVPAFKPGKALKEDIQ; this is encoded by the coding sequence ATGAATAAAACGGAATTAATCACGAAAGTATCCGAAGTTGCCGAACTCACAAAGAAAGATGCGACCAAAGCAGTTGACGCAGTGTTTGATGCAATTACGGAAGCATTGAAAGACGGGGACAAAGTACAATTGATCGGATTCGGTAATTTCGAGGTGCGTGAGCGCGCTGCCCGCAAAGGCCGCAATCCGCAAACTGGAGAAGAAATCGAAATTGCTGCTAGCAAGGTACCTGCCTTCAAGCCTGGTAAAGCACTGAAGGAAGATATTCAATAG
- a CDS encoding YIEGIA family protein, producing MATYTIPVAVGVLLGVTARLYMLRTDYRQYPTYPHGRIIHIALGVIASLVGAVVIPSILKPDWTAVTFLGLAAQQFREVRNMERNMLQQLDSMELVPRGVSYIEGIAQVFEGRNYLVMFTSLVVTFVAIQTSLWWALVAGIIMFFINGRLMSGKLLGQIADIREGKIVINGSNLYVDDIYIMNVGLRADQDVIREHGVGVVITPKSPGSLITIANLGQRQAILHDVSSIHGVYRDSGEPALTPLAKRNMQSGQLGVFLLPEEKDKNKVLTTVKYVPVLDSAVRLPQEAKVNQRTKGAR from the coding sequence ATGGCTACGTACACGATTCCTGTAGCAGTCGGAGTACTGTTAGGCGTAACCGCCCGTTTGTACATGCTGCGAACAGACTATCGTCAATATCCCACGTATCCTCACGGTCGGATTATTCATATTGCGCTTGGCGTCATTGCTTCACTCGTGGGAGCGGTCGTCATTCCCTCCATCCTGAAGCCTGATTGGACAGCGGTCACCTTTCTCGGTCTGGCGGCTCAGCAATTCCGTGAGGTGAGAAATATGGAACGGAATATGCTCCAGCAACTTGATAGTATGGAACTTGTTCCGCGTGGCGTTTCCTATATCGAAGGAATCGCCCAAGTATTCGAAGGCCGCAATTATCTTGTCATGTTTACCTCCCTTGTCGTGACATTTGTCGCTATTCAAACTTCGCTCTGGTGGGCGCTTGTAGCAGGCATTATCATGTTCTTTATTAATGGTCGGCTCATGTCAGGCAAATTACTTGGGCAAATTGCTGACATTCGAGAAGGAAAAATTGTAATCAATGGATCGAATCTGTATGTGGACGACATTTATATTATGAATGTCGGATTACGTGCGGACCAGGATGTGATACGCGAACACGGGGTAGGCGTCGTCATTACACCAAAGAGTCCCGGAAGTCTTATTACAATAGCCAATCTTGGACAGCGCCAGGCAATCCTACACGATGTGTCATCTATTCATGGCGTATACCGCGACTCTGGAGAACCTGCGCTTACGCCACTTGCCAAACGCAACATGCAGAGCGGGCAACTCGGCGTTTTCTTGCTACCAGAAGAAAAGGATAAAAATAAAGTGCTCACAACGGTGAAGTATGTACCTGTATTGGACAGCGCAGTAAGGCTCCCTCAGGAAGCGAAGGTTAATCAACGGACGAAGGGAGCTCGTTAA
- a CDS encoding DUF2768 family protein, translating into MQMMFYALSAIGLMILASFTIVFARKLQQRIIRFALSTVAYASLVVAFFLMVAVLITF; encoded by the coding sequence ATGCAAATGATGTTCTACGCGCTGAGCGCGATTGGTTTAATGATTCTTGCCAGCTTTACGATTGTTTTTGCGCGTAAATTGCAACAACGTATAATCAGGTTCGCTTTATCAACAGTCGCGTACGCAAGCTTGGTTGTTGCTTTTTTTCTTATGGTCGCTGTACTCATTACTTTCTAG
- a CDS encoding YphA family membrane protein, with translation MNPGYLSAICLLLIVVLGWMGALDGLLARLQIRMRTFLALLFAVYLTSGWHIPLGSITSVSVGAFVLPAMYFFFLWGRQERDIRSYNFAAALLTGVTLFLLRYVLKLDPVLHIVDEIYLIAGATAILPLVMSRHAEQVITIAGLGLCFMEVMSWMFLNPPGFPTVIGEFSFRDSLVFSLLLALLLHMVVFRCVDASTTLVRKVLVKRSR, from the coding sequence ATGAATCCGGGATATTTATCGGCTATCTGTCTATTGCTTATTGTGGTGCTGGGCTGGATGGGAGCGCTGGATGGGCTGCTTGCACGCCTGCAAATCCGTATGCGAACATTTTTGGCTCTTCTGTTTGCTGTATATCTGACTAGTGGTTGGCATATTCCCCTTGGTTCAATAACATCGGTCAGTGTAGGTGCTTTTGTACTGCCTGCTATGTACTTCTTTTTTTTGTGGGGAAGACAAGAACGAGACATTCGAAGTTATAATTTTGCGGCGGCTTTGCTTACAGGCGTTACGTTATTCCTGCTCCGATACGTACTTAAGCTCGATCCTGTGTTGCATATTGTGGATGAAATCTATCTGATTGCGGGTGCAACTGCCATACTGCCCCTTGTTATGAGCCGCCATGCGGAACAGGTTATAACGATTGCGGGTCTGGGACTGTGCTTCATGGAAGTTATGTCCTGGATGTTTCTCAATCCGCCCGGCTTTCCTACTGTAATCGGGGAATTTTCATTTCGTGATTCTCTTGTTTTTTCTCTGCTTCTGGCACTGCTTCTGCATATGGTGGTATTCCGCTGTGTGGATGCCAGTACTACATTGGTACGTAAAGTGCTAGTGAAGAGGAGTCGATAA
- the plsY gene encoding glycerol-3-phosphate 1-O-acyltransferase PlsY: MGAVVIILSYLLGSISFSILVAKKIAKIDIRQHGSGNAGATNTLRVLGKGPGIAVLLLDAAKGAIAVGMAHWLSGGEDWVVVFSGVAAIIGHNWPVFFGFRGGKGVATTIGTLIALAPLPALIAVIVTIAVIALTRYVSLGSLVFFTLIPIILILNEASLTYIIGTLTVAVLGYIRHIDNIKRLVQGTERKLGQSKR; the protein is encoded by the coding sequence ATGGGAGCGGTTGTCATCATTCTTTCTTATTTGCTCGGATCGATTAGTTTTAGCATCCTTGTTGCGAAAAAGATCGCAAAAATTGATATCCGGCAGCATGGCAGTGGCAATGCGGGAGCGACCAATACGCTACGGGTGCTCGGAAAAGGGCCTGGCATTGCCGTATTGCTGCTGGATGCGGCTAAAGGCGCTATCGCTGTAGGTATGGCACATTGGTTATCCGGAGGAGAGGATTGGGTCGTTGTATTCTCCGGTGTGGCTGCAATTATAGGGCATAATTGGCCCGTATTTTTTGGATTTCGCGGCGGTAAGGGGGTTGCTACTACTATCGGTACGCTGATTGCGCTTGCTCCATTACCGGCGTTAATTGCGGTCATTGTAACAATTGCAGTTATCGCTCTTACGAGGTATGTGTCGCTCGGATCGCTCGTTTTCTTTACGCTTATTCCTATTATTCTTATCCTAAATGAGGCTTCTCTCACGTATATTATCGGTACGCTTACCGTAGCGGTATTAGGGTATATACGTCACATAGACAATATTAAGCGCTTGGTTCAAGGTACAGAACGAAAGCTGGGACAGTCCAAACGGTAA
- a CDS encoding capping complex subunit for YIEGIA: MGISLEKYILAVITANRSRIGGSTPIFYAEGENELQQIAFTLEKILDGVVHEITPDTLIIVKHS, from the coding sequence ATGGGCATTTCACTTGAAAAATACATTCTTGCGGTGATTACGGCAAACCGGAGCCGCATCGGAGGAAGTACGCCTATTTTTTATGCTGAAGGAGAAAATGAGTTGCAGCAAATCGCCTTTACGCTGGAAAAAATTTTGGATGGAGTGGTACATGAAATTACTCCTGATACGCTTATTATCGTTAAGCATTCATAA
- a CDS encoding stage VI sporulation protein F yields the protein MANIPKKFLDKLQGRNVDTSQLEKLAGGVKKSDLNDDQKLLQLIRQLAVIANVSLTREKEEKIIKYIRTNNVGGGDVKTLTNLLKNKL from the coding sequence ATGGCAAACATCCCGAAAAAATTTCTTGATAAATTGCAGGGCAGGAATGTGGATACGTCTCAGCTTGAAAAGCTGGCTGGGGGCGTAAAGAAGAGTGATTTGAACGACGATCAGAAATTATTGCAATTAATCCGCCAACTGGCCGTGATTGCAAACGTATCTTTGACAAGGGAAAAAGAAGAGAAAATCATTAAGTATATTCGTACAAACAATGTAGGCGGCGGCGACGTAAAGACGCTGACAAACCTTCTGAAAAATAAGTTGTAA
- the spoIVA gene encoding stage IV sporulation protein A has translation MERVDIFKDIAERTGGDIYIGVVGPVRTGKSTFIKRFMESIVIPSIPYEAERVRAVDELPQSAAGRTIMTTEPKFVPNNAVAIHVADGLDINVRLVDCVGYAVEGARGYEDENGPRMVTTPWYDEPVPFEEAAELGTRKVIQEHSTLGVVVTSDGTIAEISRSGYEEAEERVVAELKEVGKPFVMIVNSTQPGRPETVALRAALEEKYDVPVLVMSVDSMDEREGLTVLREVLFEFPVHEVNVNLPSWVMVLHEDHWLRQNFEEAVRETVKDIRRLRDVDRVVGYFSEYEFIDRAALADMNMGQGVAEIDLYAQDELYDQILMEIVGVEIRGKDHLLQLMQEFSVAKKEYDKISSALNMVRQTGYGIAPPSLEEMKLDEPEIIRHGSRFGVRLKATAPSIHMIRVDVESEFAPIIGTEKQSEELVRYLMQDFEENPLSIWNSDIFGRSLNSIVNEGISAKLSMMPDNARYKLQETLERIINEGSGGLIAIIL, from the coding sequence GTGGAACGTGTAGATATTTTCAAAGATATTGCGGAGCGTACGGGGGGAGACATCTATATCGGCGTGGTCGGCCCTGTTCGTACCGGAAAATCGACATTCATTAAACGCTTCATGGAATCAATTGTGATACCCAGCATTCCGTATGAAGCGGAACGGGTTCGCGCTGTGGACGAACTTCCGCAGAGCGCTGCCGGCAGAACGATTATGACGACCGAACCAAAATTCGTGCCGAATAATGCGGTCGCGATTCATGTTGCTGATGGACTCGATATTAACGTGCGACTTGTTGATTGTGTTGGTTATGCGGTAGAAGGAGCACGGGGATATGAAGACGAGAACGGACCGCGCATGGTGACAACCCCCTGGTATGATGAGCCGGTTCCGTTCGAAGAAGCGGCAGAACTGGGGACGCGCAAGGTTATTCAAGAGCATTCAACGCTCGGTGTAGTTGTCACATCGGATGGGACCATCGCCGAAATTTCTCGGTCCGGTTACGAAGAGGCGGAAGAGCGTGTTGTTGCCGAACTGAAAGAAGTAGGGAAGCCGTTCGTAATGATTGTTAACTCTACGCAACCGGGGCGGCCAGAAACTGTTGCTCTACGTGCCGCGCTTGAAGAAAAATATGATGTACCCGTACTTGTGATGAGTGTGGATTCGATGGATGAGCGGGAAGGGCTTACGGTTCTGCGTGAAGTGTTGTTCGAATTCCCGGTTCACGAAGTCAATGTAAATCTTCCTTCCTGGGTTATGGTGCTACATGAAGATCACTGGTTGCGTCAAAATTTCGAAGAAGCTGTGCGTGAGACGGTGAAGGACATTCGTCGCTTGCGTGATGTAGATCGAGTAGTGGGGTACTTTAGCGAATACGAATTCATTGACCGAGCGGCGCTCGCCGATATGAACATGGGTCAGGGAGTTGCGGAGATTGATCTGTATGCTCAGGATGAATTATATGACCAAATTCTAATGGAGATCGTTGGCGTAGAAATTCGCGGCAAGGATCACCTGCTACAGCTTATGCAGGAGTTCAGCGTAGCCAAGAAAGAGTACGACAAGATCTCAAGTGCGCTTAATATGGTCCGTCAGACAGGATACGGTATTGCACCGCCTTCGCTTGAGGAGATGAAGCTCGATGAACCGGAGATTATTCGGCACGGTTCCCGTTTCGGTGTCCGTCTGAAAGCGACGGCTCCATCGATTCATATGATTCGTGTCGATGTAGAGTCGGAGTTTGCGCCGATTATCGGTACGGAGAAGCAGAGTGAAGAGTTGGTAAGATACTTGATGCAAGATTTCGAAGAAAATCCGCTAAGCATATGGAATTCGGACATTTTTGGACGTTCGCTAAACTCAATTGTTAACGAAGGTATTTCTGCCAAATTGTCCATGATGCCGGATAATGCACGCTATAAGTTGCAAGAAACGCTAGAACGCATCATCAATGAGGGTTCAGGCGGATTAATCGCGATTATTTTATAG
- the rpsA gene encoding 30S ribosomal protein S1, translated as MVEENQNEMNGQQGLDGVEVNQLLTGTVSRVDEKQALIDVGYKYDGILPISEVSSLHIEKVADVLSEGQEIQVKVIRLDQEKDEMIVSKRAVDAEKAWDELAGKFESGEVFEATIADNVKGGLVVDLGVRGFIPASHVERHFVEDFSDYKGRTLSVKVIELDKEKNKVILSHRAVLEDEADKQKQTVLDKLEPGSVIEGTVQRLTDFGAFVDVGGVDGLVHISEIAWNHVDKPSDVLKEGDKVNVKILKVDKENERISLSIKATLPGPWEQATQDFKIGDVVQGTVKRLVSFGAFVEVAPGVEGLVHISQIANRHIGTPDEVLKEGEEVSVKILDFNPEEERMSLSIREVQDEKQKQETKKEVAAYQAEESNANGMGVTIGDRMGDLLKKFKS; from the coding sequence ATGGTAGAGGAAAATCAAAACGAAATGAATGGTCAACAAGGTTTGGACGGGGTTGAGGTTAACCAATTGTTAACTGGTACCGTTTCCCGTGTGGATGAGAAACAAGCCTTGATTGATGTTGGCTATAAGTATGACGGCATTCTTCCGATTAGTGAAGTGTCCAGCCTTCATATCGAAAAAGTAGCTGATGTTCTTTCCGAAGGCCAGGAAATCCAAGTAAAGGTCATCCGTCTTGATCAGGAGAAGGACGAGATGATCGTCTCCAAGCGTGCGGTTGACGCGGAAAAAGCATGGGATGAGCTTGCTGGCAAGTTCGAATCCGGTGAAGTGTTTGAAGCGACGATTGCCGATAATGTGAAGGGCGGCCTTGTAGTTGATTTGGGCGTTCGCGGTTTTATCCCGGCTTCACATGTGGAGCGCCACTTTGTAGAGGATTTTTCTGATTATAAAGGAAGAACGCTTTCCGTTAAAGTGATTGAACTCGATAAAGAGAAAAACAAAGTGATTCTTTCCCATCGCGCCGTGCTTGAAGATGAAGCAGACAAACAAAAGCAAACGGTGCTTGACAAACTTGAGCCAGGCTCCGTTATTGAAGGTACGGTACAGCGCCTGACTGATTTTGGCGCCTTTGTTGATGTAGGTGGAGTAGACGGACTGGTTCATATCTCTGAAATCGCTTGGAATCATGTTGACAAGCCGTCCGACGTCCTCAAGGAAGGCGACAAAGTTAATGTGAAAATCCTGAAGGTTGACAAAGAGAACGAGCGCATTAGCCTTAGTATTAAGGCAACACTACCGGGTCCGTGGGAGCAAGCTACTCAAGACTTTAAGATTGGCGATGTTGTACAAGGTACAGTGAAGCGCCTGGTGAGCTTTGGTGCATTCGTGGAAGTAGCACCGGGAGTAGAAGGTCTTGTTCATATTTCTCAAATCGCTAATCGCCATATTGGCACACCGGATGAAGTACTAAAAGAGGGCGAAGAAGTAAGCGTGAAAATTCTGGACTTCAATCCTGAAGAAGAACGTATGAGCTTAAGCATCCGAGAAGTACAGGATGAAAAGCAAAAGCAAGAAACGAAGAAAGAAGTAGCAGCCTATCAGGCAGAAGAGAGCAATGCGAACGGTATGGGCGTAACGATTGGCGATCGCATGGGTGATCTGCTTAAGAAATTCAAATCCTAA
- a CDS encoding 2Fe-2S iron-sulfur cluster-binding protein — protein MHGIKLSVGRRCIFYPQYTTSEETGVVMMPKITFAPAMQYVEARVGETILRAAARARVAISQRCGGKGTCTMCKVKVEPDSLVSPAQEREKRMIGEDNLACGMRLACQTQVQGETRVQLKEDRLAAVVRAQLEKQRQEREE, from the coding sequence ATGCATGGAATCAAACTTAGTGTGGGCAGAAGGTGCATCTTCTATCCGCAATATACGACATCTGAAGAAACAGGAGTTGTTATGATGCCGAAGATTACATTCGCTCCGGCGATGCAGTATGTGGAAGCTCGCGTCGGAGAAACCATATTGCGCGCAGCTGCCAGGGCACGGGTAGCTATCTCTCAACGATGCGGTGGCAAAGGAACCTGCACGATGTGCAAAGTGAAGGTAGAGCCTGATAGTCTCGTTTCCCCGGCTCAGGAAAGAGAAAAACGCATGATTGGCGAAGACAATCTTGCGTGTGGCATGCGGCTTGCTTGTCAGACGCAAGTGCAGGGAGAGACACGGGTACAGCTGAAAGAAGATCGCCTCGCCGCTGTGGTGCGCGCTCAGCTTGAAAAACAACGGCAGGAGAGAGAAGAATGA